The following are encoded together in the Salvia hispanica cultivar TCC Black 2014 chromosome 6, UniMelb_Shisp_WGS_1.0, whole genome shotgun sequence genome:
- the LOC125193129 gene encoding uncharacterized protein LOC125193129, whose product MKDDYNPPSPPSFKHKLKESLCFSCCFGRRNDSHFSLHHTLPSPSDDNPEVVWIKAKGPHDHSLSEIKDKCRTILGLPGAKHKRQASVEFRYDPLSYAMNFEDGFDCDDEAPLRNFSARLPPSPPVSSALG is encoded by the coding sequence ATGAAGGACGATTATAACCCTCCGTCTCCCCCTTCCTTCAAACACAAGCTCAAGGAATCTCTCTGCTTCTCCTGCTGCTTCGGCCGCCGAAACGATAGCCACTTCTCCCTCCATCACACTCTGCCATCCCCGTCCGACGACAACCCCGAGGTGGTCTGGATCAAAGCTAAAGGACCGCACGACCACTCGCTATCGGAGATCAAGGACAAGTGCCGCACAATTCTAGGGCTTCCGGGGGCGAAGCATAAGAGGCAGGCCTCCGTGGAATTCCGCTACGATCCATTGAGTTACGCCATGAATTTCGAGGACGGATTTGATTGCGACGATGAGGCGCCCTTGCGGAATTTCTCCGCCCGCTTGCCGCCGTCGCCCCCGGTGTCTTCCGCCCTTGGTTGA